From Streptomyces sp. NBC_00370, a single genomic window includes:
- the hemE gene encoding uroporphyrinogen decarboxylase, giving the protein MSVNDRPSGQPTKPPVSHNSPFLRACRREPVPHTPVWFMRQAGRSLPEYLKVREGIPMLESCTRPELVTEITLQPVRRHKVDAAVYYSDIVVPLKAIGLDLDIKPGVGPVVADPIRSRADLDRLRDLTPDDVSYVTEAIGMLTAELGETPLIGFAGAPFTLASYLIEGGPSRTYERTKAMMYGDPELWADLVDRLADITGAFLKVQVEAGASAVQLFDSWAGALAPADYERHVMPASAKVFDTIAPYGVPRIHFGVGTGELLKLMGDAGADVVGVDWRVSLDEAARRVGPGKALQGNLDPTVLYAPTEVVEEKTREVLEAAAGLEGHVFNLGHGVLPTMDPDALTRLTEYVHTRTAH; this is encoded by the coding sequence GCGGGAACCGGTGCCGCACACCCCGGTCTGGTTCATGCGGCAGGCCGGCCGGTCGCTGCCCGAGTACCTGAAGGTGCGTGAGGGGATTCCGATGCTGGAGTCCTGCACGCGGCCCGAGCTGGTCACCGAGATCACGCTGCAGCCCGTACGGCGCCACAAGGTCGACGCGGCCGTCTACTACAGCGACATCGTGGTGCCCCTCAAGGCCATCGGCCTCGACCTCGACATCAAGCCCGGCGTCGGTCCCGTCGTCGCCGACCCGATCCGCAGCCGCGCCGACCTGGACCGGCTGCGTGACCTCACCCCGGACGACGTCAGTTACGTCACCGAAGCCATCGGGATGCTCACCGCCGAGCTGGGGGAGACCCCGCTCATCGGCTTCGCGGGTGCGCCGTTCACGCTCGCCAGCTATCTGATCGAGGGCGGCCCCTCGCGGACGTACGAGCGCACCAAGGCCATGATGTACGGCGACCCCGAGCTGTGGGCCGATCTCGTGGACCGGCTCGCCGACATCACGGGCGCCTTCCTGAAGGTGCAGGTCGAGGCCGGCGCGAGCGCCGTCCAGCTCTTCGACTCGTGGGCCGGCGCCCTCGCCCCCGCCGACTACGAGCGCCATGTGATGCCCGCCTCGGCGAAGGTCTTCGACACGATCGCCCCGTACGGCGTTCCGCGCATCCACTTCGGCGTCGGCACGGGCGAACTGCTCAAGCTGATGGGCGACGCGGGCGCCGACGTCGTCGGTGTCGACTGGCGGGTGAGCCTGGACGAGGCCGCCCGCAGGGTCGGGCCCGGCAAGGCGCTCCAGGGCAACCTCGACCCGACCGTGCTCTACGCCCCCACCGAGGTGGTGGAGGAGAAGACCCGCGAGGTGCTCGAAGCGGCGGCCGGGCTCGAAGGCCATGTCTTCAACCTCGGCCACGGCGTGCTGCCCACGATGGACCCGGACGCGCTGACCCGGCTCACCGAATACGTCCACACGCGCACCGCGCACTGA